ATGGCACGCTCCACTCCGAAGGCATCGATCGCCGTCAGGATCGGGCCCCTGATGGAGCTCTTCGTCCAGTGGTGGTCGGTTGTCCCCAACGCCGAGAGTTTGACGAACACGTTCTCGCGCCGGGCCAACTCCCGCAGCGCCTCGCCCCACCGCCGCAGGTACTGCGCATCCCGGTCAGTGGGCATGCCCAGGTGATCCAGGATTATCCGTGTGGAGGGGAAGGCGTCCGCCAGGCGGGCGGCCCCGGGCAACTGCTCGGGGAACACCTGCAGATCGAAAGACATGCCCAGGGGCTCGAGCCGGGCGAAGTTGTCCCGCCACACCGGCTCATCCATGATTGCGTCGCGGTCGCGGTGGGTGTAATAGGGATCCGGATTCCAGTTGAGGATGTCGCGCACGCCTCGGAGCGTCGGCAACTGCGCATAGCGCTCCAGCACGGCTGGCACGCCACCGTCCAGCAGGTCCGCCTTGGCCACTTGCACGCTTGGACACCCTGACAGCACACCGTCGATCCACTGCGCCTCTTGCAGCGGCCGGGCGGCACCGTTCTCCACCACCACCGAGGCAATCACCGGGATCCCGGCGCAGTCCGCGCGGTAATCCTCCATGAGGTAGTCGCGGCGCAGCCGGGTGTCGTCCCCGTGGTACCGAGGTTGCGGTGGCCCGCTCAACCAGGGGTAGCCGTCGGCCAGTCTGTACAGGTGATGGTGTGCATCGACAACCGGCAGGTCAAGCATGTTCGGTCTCCGGCGTGGTCGCCTTTTCCATCCGACCGGAGCCGGACTGCGCCTGCTGG
This genomic stretch from Actinomyces qiguomingii harbors:
- a CDS encoding amidohydrolase family protein — protein: MLDLPVVDAHHHLYRLADGYPWLSGPPQPRYHGDDTRLRRDYLMEDYRADCAGIPVIASVVVENGAARPLQEAQWIDGVLSGCPSVQVAKADLLDGGVPAVLERYAQLPTLRGVRDILNWNPDPYYTHRDRDAIMDEPVWRDNFARLEPLGMSFDLQVFPEQLPGAARLADAFPSTRIILDHLGMPTDRDAQYLRRWGEALRELARRENVFVKLSALGTTDHHWTKSSIRGPILTAIDAFGVERAMFASNFPVDSLYSDMPTLYSAFDATVADFTREERCRLFAGTAIEVYRM